AGATAAACAATGAAAAAGCAGAAAAGTGGTTAAAAAATGGTGCTCAACCAACTGATACAGTAAAAGATTTATTCAAAAAGAATGGCATCATTGAGTAATTCCTATTGGGAGGTATATAAATGGGTCATCTAGTAGAAGTTATCGCCAAAGGGTTAGTAGATAACCCAGAGCAAGTTACTGTTACTGAAGTTGAAGGAAATCAATCTATTATCATAGAGCTTAAGGTTGCACCAGAAGACATGGGCAAGGTAATAGGTAAGCAAGGTAGAATTGCGAAGGCAATCAGAACGGTTGTCAAATCTGCCGCTATGAAACAAAATAAAAAAGTGATTGTTGAAATTATTCAATAAGGATTAGGGAAACCTAATCCTTATTACATATATATTGGTTCAGTTTAAATGTTATTTTTATGAGGAAGCAAAAAGTTTTACTTATAATGGATTATCAAAAAAAGCTTTTATTATAGCGAATAAAAAGTAAAACTTTGTTAGTCTATTGAGAGATTATTGAAAAAGGAGTTCGTATAGATGGCCAAAATGTTAAGAGTAGGCAAAATAACGAATACACATGGAATTAAAGGAGACTTAAAGGTACTTCCCCTGACGGATTATTTTGAACGCTTTGAAGAGTTAGAGTGGGTTTATATTGAAGGATTTAAGGATAAGTTCTATATAGAAAATATTAAGTATAAACCGACGCTAGTAATACTGTCCTTTGAAGGTTATGGGGATATTAATTTAGTTGAAAAATTTAAAGATCGATATTTATTGATTGATGAATCTCAACGAAGAATTCTTCCAGAAGATACTTATTATATTGCGGATATCATCGGTTTAGATGTCTTTACGGTAAAGGATGAATATATCGGTAAAGTAGTGGATATTATACAGACAGGATCTAGTGAGGTTTATGTTATTCGAATGAATAATCTGAAAGAGATTATGATACCATCCGTTAAAGAATTTATGCCGGAGATCTCTCTGGAAAAGAAAAGAATCACCATTGATCCGATTGAAGGAATGATAGAATGATTATAAAAGTTATGACTTTGTTCCCAGAGATGTTTTCTGGACCCTTAGGAAATAGCATCATTCAGCGAGCGCAAGAAAACCGTATCCTTCATATCCAATGTGTGAATATTCGTGACTACGCAGAAAACAAGCATAAAAAAGTAGATGACTATCCTTTTGGTGGAGGTCCTGGAATGGTCATGACGCCCCAACCTATCGTCTCCTGCTATGAGAGTATCGTCAAGGAATTTCAAGATAAAAATCATGTAGAGCAGCCAAAGGTGATTTATTTATCTCCTAAAGGGAAAAAATTTGACCAAGAGATGGCTGAGCGTCTTTCGGAGGAGAATGCGCTGATATTATTATGTGGACATTATGAAGGAATCGATCAAAGGGTGATCGATGAAATTGTAACAGATGAAATCTCTATAGGGGACTATGTATTAACTGGTGGGGAAATACCTGCTATGGTTTTAATTGATGCGGTGGCTCGATTAATTCCGGGTGTACTGTCTCAGGATGCTTCCTTTGAAGAAGAAAGTTTTTATTCAGGATTGCTGGAGTACCCTCAATACACGAGACCAAGAGTGTTTCGCGGTAGGAGCGTTCCAGACGTTCTTACCTCTGGAAATCATAGTAAGATTCAGGAGTGGAGAAGAAATCAATCCTTAGAATTAACGTTCCATAGAAGGCCAGATCTTTTAAAGGATTTTATACTTACTAAAAAAGATCAGTTGTTTTTAGAACAAATAAAAAGTAAAAAATAAATTTAAATTCCTGTTGTCTTCTTTGAACAACTGTGATACAATCTATAAGGTACAATGGACGTTCCTCTACAGGGCAGAGCGTATGAACGTCTAGAAAGGAAGGAGGTACAACTATGGATATATTAAGAACACTTGCAAGTGAGCAGTTAAAGAAAGATGTTCCTGAATTTTCTAATGGTGATACTGTTAAAGTACATGTTAAGATTAAAGAGGGTAGTAGAGAAAGAATTCAGATTTTTGAAGGTATTGTAATTAAAAGACAAGGTGGAGGAATCGCTGAGACTTTTACAGTTAGAAGAATAGCTTCTGGTGTAGGAGTAGAGAGAACATTCCCAGTGCATTCACCTAGAGTTGAAAAAGTTGAGGTTACAAGAAGAGGTCAAGTTAGAAGAGCTAAACTTTACTATCTACGTGATCGAGTTGGTAAAGCAGCATTCAAAATCAAAGAAAAAAGAAGATAATGGTGGGGGACTGATATTCAGTCCCTTTATTGTTTTGAAGATAATATTATAGGAAGAAAGGAGTGGTCATAATGAATATCAATTGGTATCCAGGGCATATGAAGAAAACGAAAGAGTTAATAAGAGAACAGCTAAAGCTTGTAGATATCGTTTATGAATTATTGGATGCTAGAATCCCTATCAGTAGCAGAAATCCTGACGTCGATCAGATCATAGGAGATAAACCGAAAGTAATCATATTGAATAAAATTGACTTAGCAGATCCTAGAGCTACTGCTAAATGGGTTGAATATTTTAAAAGAAATTCAATTACTGTAATACCGATTAATACTATAACTGGTGAAGGTATCCGACAATTGGCTGAGGAAAGTGAAAGGGCTATAAAAGATAAGATGGATGCCCTCATTAAAAAAGGTAGAAGACCAAGACCAGCCAGGATTATGATTGTTGGAATTCCCAATGTAGGGAAGTCATCTCTGATTAACAAATTAGCTGGTAGAAAGAGCACGCAGACGGGAGATAGACCGGGTGTTACAAAGAGCAAGCAATGGATTCGATTAAAAGGAAATATGGAATTACTAGATACACCAGGCATTTTGTGGCCAAAGTTTGAAGACGAAGAAGTTGCTTTAAATTTAGCTTTTAGTGGTGCTATTAAAGATGAAATCATGGATACTGAAACGTTAGCTTATAAACTACTAGAAATTTTATGGGGAAATCATAAAGAAAAGATTGTAGAGAGATATAAACTTCAGGATGAATATACCACAATTATAGAGATCATGGATAATATCGCTAGAAATAGGGGATGTATATTAAAAGGTGATGAAATCGATTATTCACGAATATCAAATATTATATTAGATGAGTTTAGATCTGGAAGAATTGGACAAATTTCTTTAGAATACCCATAGTACAAGAATCCTTGGGGGAGTGAATAGAATGCCGACGATTGACATTGAAAGCGCTATATGGAACAGTGGATACGAAAATATCGCATGCTGCGATGAGGTGGGACGAGGCTGCTTATTTGGGTCTGTTCTAGCGGCGGCTGTGATCATGCCGAAGGATGTGATCATAGACGGTGTGAAAGACTCCAAAAAACTATCTCATAAAAAAAGAGAACAGCTGTATGAAATCATTAAAGAAAAATCACTGGCTATCGGTGTGGGAACTGTATCGTCTGAAATTATAGACAAGATTAATATTAAGAATGCCACAAGATTGGCTATGAAAAAAGCTATATTATCTTTAAAAGATAAAGATGGGAATATTGTTGCCCCAGATTATATCCTGATTGATGCAGAAGAAATTGATGTGCCCACTCCTCAAAGTGCTGTAATTAAAGGGGATGATCTCTGTCATGGAATCGCTGCGGCTTCTATTGTAGCCAAAGTTTTAAGAGATAGATTGTGTCAGAGATGGGAAGAGGAGCATCCCAATTACGGAATTGGACAAAACAAGGGATACGGTACAAAGGCTCATAGAGAGGCGTTAAAGGAACACGGCCCAAGTCCTATGCATAGAAAATCTTTCCTAAATAAAATATTATAATTTAAAACCAATAAGAGGGTATTCCTATGAATAAAAAAATTGGGGCTATAGGCGAGCAATTGGCAGTACATTACCTTAAAAATAAAGGGTATCGTATCTTGGATTGTAACTACCGTACGAGACTGGGTGAAATCGATATCATCGCTATATTAAATGATACGATTGTGTTTGTTGAAGTTAAGACTAGGAGTTCCGGTGCCTTTGGTACCCCATCAGAGGCTGTGAATTATAAAAAGCAGATGACCATAAGAAGGGTTTCTCAGCAGTACCTTCTCAGTAATAGAATTGGAGAAGATGATTGGAATCTTCGATTTGACGTGATAGAAGTACAGCTTATAGAGAAGAAGTACAAAATAAATCATATGGAAAATGCATTTTAAAAATAGCAGCTTGCTGCTATTTTTTATTTATTTATTTTAAAAAATTTAAAATAAGTTTACGAAAAATTAAGAAAATTAAAGGAGAAAAAACATATTTATAGAATCTGTTTATATAAATTTTAGTGAATAGATTAGGAAGTGAAAATATGTTATCTAAAATAAAGACCTGCTCCATCCATGGTCTTTCAGTGACCATGATAGAGGTTGAAGTAGATATATCCAATGGCTTACCCAATGTAAATGTGGTTGGACTTCCAGATGTGGCAATTAAGGAATCGAAAGAAAGAGTAAGGGCTGCCATAAAGAATAGTGATTTAGGCTTCCCATTAAAAAGAATCACAATAAATTTATCGCCGGCGGACACAAAAAAAGAGGGGAGTCACTTTGATCTTCCCATTGCGTTGGGTATTTTAGGTGCTTCTAATCAGTTGCCAATGGAAGAACTAGAGGATACATTGGTATTGGGAGAGCTATCACTGGATGGAAAAACGAATAAAATCAATGGCGTTTTACCGATGCTATTAGCCATGCACGAGCAAGGCATTCGAAAGGTCATTTTACCAAGTAATAACTTAGAGGAAGCTAAAATTGTGGATGGAATTGAAATTGTACCCATAGAAAGACTATCGGATATTATATCCTATTTAAAGAAAGAAAAATCCCTACCTTCTTATATAGGAGAATCAAACTATTTCTCTGAGACTTCTATAGCAACGGAGGATTTTAAAGATTTACATGGTCAGGAAAATTTAAAAAGAGGATTAGAAATAGCGGCATCTGGCAATCATAATCTACTAATGATAGGTCCTCCAGGCTCTGGAAAAACAATGGCAGCTAAAAGAGTTCCATCTATACTACCCAAATTAAGTTTTATCGAGGCCTTGGAGATAACCAAAATATACAGCATCGCAGGGCTGATTTGCAGTGAAGAAGGTCTTGTTAAAGTTCGACCTTTTCGATCACCACATCATACCAGTTCCTTAGTTT
Above is a genomic segment from Alkaliphilus oremlandii OhILAs containing:
- the rimM gene encoding ribosome maturation factor RimM (Essential for efficient processing of 16S rRNA) translates to MAKMLRVGKITNTHGIKGDLKVLPLTDYFERFEELEWVYIEGFKDKFYIENIKYKPTLVILSFEGYGDINLVEKFKDRYLLIDESQRRILPEDTYYIADIIGLDVFTVKDEYIGKVVDIIQTGSSEVYVIRMNNLKEIMIPSVKEFMPEISLEKKRITIDPIEGMIE
- a CDS encoding KH domain-containing protein; translated protein: MGHLVEVIAKGLVDNPEQVTVTEVEGNQSIIIELKVAPEDMGKVIGKQGRIAKAIRTVVKSAAMKQNKKVIVEIIQ
- the ylqF gene encoding ribosome biogenesis GTPase YlqF, producing MNINWYPGHMKKTKELIREQLKLVDIVYELLDARIPISSRNPDVDQIIGDKPKVIILNKIDLADPRATAKWVEYFKRNSITVIPINTITGEGIRQLAEESERAIKDKMDALIKKGRRPRPARIMIVGIPNVGKSSLINKLAGRKSTQTGDRPGVTKSKQWIRLKGNMELLDTPGILWPKFEDEEVALNLAFSGAIKDEIMDTETLAYKLLEILWGNHKEKIVERYKLQDEYTTIIEIMDNIARNRGCILKGDEIDYSRISNIILDEFRSGRIGQISLEYP
- a CDS encoding ribonuclease HII: MPTIDIESAIWNSGYENIACCDEVGRGCLFGSVLAAAVIMPKDVIIDGVKDSKKLSHKKREQLYEIIKEKSLAIGVGTVSSEIIDKINIKNATRLAMKKAILSLKDKDGNIVAPDYILIDAEEIDVPTPQSAVIKGDDLCHGIAAASIVAKVLRDRLCQRWEEEHPNYGIGQNKGYGTKAHREALKEHGPSPMHRKSFLNKIL
- a CDS encoding YraN family protein, translating into MNKKIGAIGEQLAVHYLKNKGYRILDCNYRTRLGEIDIIAILNDTIVFVEVKTRSSGAFGTPSEAVNYKKQMTIRRVSQQYLLSNRIGEDDWNLRFDVIEVQLIEKKYKINHMENAF
- the rplS gene encoding 50S ribosomal protein L19; its protein translation is MDILRTLASEQLKKDVPEFSNGDTVKVHVKIKEGSRERIQIFEGIVIKRQGGGIAETFTVRRIASGVGVERTFPVHSPRVEKVEVTRRGQVRRAKLYYLRDRVGKAAFKIKEKRR
- a CDS encoding YifB family Mg chelatase-like AAA ATPase — its product is MLSKIKTCSIHGLSVTMIEVEVDISNGLPNVNVVGLPDVAIKESKERVRAAIKNSDLGFPLKRITINLSPADTKKEGSHFDLPIALGILGASNQLPMEELEDTLVLGELSLDGKTNKINGVLPMLLAMHEQGIRKVILPSNNLEEAKIVDGIEIVPIERLSDIISYLKKEKSLPSYIGESNYFSETSIATEDFKDLHGQENLKRGLEIAASGNHNLLMIGPPGSGKTMAAKRVPSILPKLSFIEALEITKIYSIAGLICSEEGLVKVRPFRSPHHTSSLVSLTGGGRIPRPGEVSLSHYGVLFLDELPEFSRALLETLRQPLEERQIHLSRVNGSFTYPADFMLIAAMNPCPCGYYGSNNSCNCTASQVKRYISKISGPLLDRIDLIVETSAVEYKELTESKEAECSEKIRARVEKARDIQIERYKKTKYLFNSQLGGASIKKYCVLTPTAKKLMNLAYDKMNLSARGYSRILKVSRTIADLDSSDLIEEKHLAEALQYRNINELIP
- the trmD gene encoding tRNA (guanosine(37)-N1)-methyltransferase TrmD gives rise to the protein MIIKVMTLFPEMFSGPLGNSIIQRAQENRILHIQCVNIRDYAENKHKKVDDYPFGGGPGMVMTPQPIVSCYESIVKEFQDKNHVEQPKVIYLSPKGKKFDQEMAERLSEENALILLCGHYEGIDQRVIDEIVTDEISIGDYVLTGGEIPAMVLIDAVARLIPGVLSQDASFEEESFYSGLLEYPQYTRPRVFRGRSVPDVLTSGNHSKIQEWRRNQSLELTFHRRPDLLKDFILTKKDQLFLEQIKSKK